The following proteins come from a genomic window of Mustela nigripes isolate SB6536 unplaced genomic scaffold, MUSNIG.SB6536 HiC_scaffold_76, whole genome shotgun sequence:
- the LOC132008225 gene encoding MAP kinase-activating death domain protein isoform X41, protein MVQKKKLCPRLLDYLVIVGARHPSSDSVAQTPELLRRYPLEDHSEFPLPPDVVFFCQPEGCLSVRQRRMSLRDDTSFVFTLTDKDTGVTRYGICVNFYRSFQKRMPKEKGEGGAGSRGKEGPRATCASEEVGTETSETGLSLQPPSADPAPDVNQSPRVKPRAKAGSRSRNSTLTSLCVLSHYPFFSTFRECLYTLKRLVDCCSERLLGKKLGIPRGIQRDTMWRIFTGSLLVEEKSSALLHDLREIEAWIYRLLRSPVPVSGQKRVDIEVLPQELQQALTFALPDPSRFTLVDFPLHLPLELLGVDACLQVLTCILLEHKVVLQSRDYNALSMSVMAFVAMIYPLEYMFPVIPLLPTCMASAEQLLLAPTPYIIGVPASFFLYKLDFKMPDDVWLVDLDSNRVIAPTNAEVLPTLPEPESLELKKHLKQALASMSLNTQPILNLEKFHEGQEIPLLLGRPSNDLQSTPSTEFNPLIYGNDVDSVDVATRVAMVRFFNSPNVLQGFQMHTRTLRLFPRPVVAFQAGSFLASRPRQTPFAEKLARTQAVEYFGEWILNPTNYAFQRIHNNMFDPALIGDKPKWYAHQLQPIHYRVYDSNSQLAEALSVPPERDSDSEPTDDSGSDSMDYDDSSSSYSSLGDFVSEMMKCDINGDTPNVDPLTHAALGDASEVKIDELQNQKESEEVGPESKNSQENPPLRSSSSITASSSPSTVIHGANAEPADSTEVDDKAAVGVSKPLSAVPSSMGKSNTDRHQTEIGEGAQKLLRPNSLKLASDSEAESDSRASSPTSTISNNSTEGFGGIMSFASSLYRNHSTSFSLSNLTLPTKGAREKTTPFPSLKVFGLNTLMEIVTEAGPGSGEGNRRALVDQKSSVIKHSPTVKREPPSPQGRSSNSSENQQFLKEVVHSVLDGQGVGWLNMKKVRRLLESEQLRVFVLSKLNRSVQSEDDARQDAIPDVEVSRKVYKGMLDLLKCTVLSLEQSYAHAGLGGMASIFGLLEIAQTHYYSKEPDKRKKSPTESVNTPVGKDPGLSGRGDPKAMAQLRVPQLGPRAPSAAGKGPRELDTRSLKEENFVASVGPEVIKSVFETEEKKSQISADSGVSLTSGSQRTDPDSVIGVSPAVMIRSSSQDSEVSTVVSNSSGETLGADSDLSSNAGDGPGGEGSAHLASSRGTLSDSEIETNSATSTIFGKAHSLKPSVKEKLVGSPVRSSEDVSQRVYLYEGLLGRDKGSMWDQLEDAAMETFSISKERSTLWDQMQFWEDAFLDAVMLEREGMGMDQGPQEMIDRYLSLGEHDRKRLEDDEDRLLATLLHNLISYMLLMKVNKNDIRKKVRRLMGKSHIGLVYSQQINEVLDQLANLNGRDLAIRSSGSRHMKKQTFVVHAGTDTNGDIFFMEVCDDCVVLRSNIGTVYERWWYEKLINMTYCPKTKVLCLWRRNGSETQLNKFYTKKCRELYYCVKDSMERAAARQQSIKPGPELGGEFPVQDMKTGEGGLLQVTLEGINLKFMHSQFLKLKKW, encoded by the exons ATGGTGCAAAAGAAGAAGCTCTGTCCTCGGTTACTTGATTATCTAGTGATCGTAGGGGCCAG GCACCCGAGCAGTGATAGTGTGGCCCAGACTCCTGAATTACTACGGCGGTACCCCTTGGAGGACCACTCCGAGTTTCCCCTGCCCCCAGATGTAGTGTTCTTCTGCCAGCCTGAGGGCTGTCTGAGTGTGCGTCAGCGGCGCATGAGTCTGCGGGATGACACTTCTTTCGTCTTCACCCTCACTGACAAGGACACTGGAGTCACTCGTTATGGCATCTGTGTTAACTTCTACCGCTCCTTCCAGAAGCGTATGCctaaagaaaagggggaaggTGGGGCAGGGTCACGTGGGAAGGAAGGACCCCGTGCCACTTGTGCATCAGAAGAGGTTGGCACTGAGACCTCAGAGACCGGCCTGTCCTTGCAACCCCCCAGTGCTGACCCCGCCCCCGATGTGAATCAGTCTCCTCGGGTCAAACCCCGGGCCAAGGCAGGGAGCCGTTCACGCAATAGTACTCTGACATCCCTGTGTGTGCTCAGCCACTATCCCTTCTTCTCCACCTTCCGAGAATGTCTGTACACCCTCAAACGTCTTGTGGACTGCTGCAGCGAGCGGCTGCTGGGCAAGAAACTGGGCATCCCTCGAGGCATACAAAG GGACACTATGTGGCGCATCTTTACTGGATCATTGCTAGTGGAGGAGAAGTCAAGTGCCCTTCTTCATGACCTTCGAGAGATTGAGGCCTGGATCTATCGATTGCTTCGTTCCCCAGTGCCCGTCTCTGGGCAGAAGCGAGTAGACATTGAGGTCCTACCCCAGGAGCTCCAACAAGCTCTGACCTTTGCTCTTCCAGACCCTTCTCGATTCACCCTGGTGGATTTCCCACTGCACCTTCCCTTGGAACTTCTGGGTGTGGATGCCTGTCTTCAGGTGCTAACCTGCATCCTCTTAGAGCACAAG GTGGTGCTACAGTCCCGAGACTACAATGCCCTCTCCATGTCTGTGATGGCATTTGTGGCGATGATCTACCCACTGGAGTATATGTTTCCTGTAATCCCACTGCTGCCCACCTGCATGGCATCGGCAGAACAG CTGCTGTTGGCTCCAACTCCATACATCATCGGGGTCCCTGCCAGCTTCTTCCTCTACAAGCTGGACTTCAAAATGCCTGATGACGTATGGCTGGTGGATCTGGACAGCAATAGG GTGATTGCCCCCACCAATGCAGAGGTGCTCCCAACCCTGCCAGAGCCAGAATCATTAGAGCTGAAGAAGCATCTGAAGCAG GCCCTTGCCAGCATGAGTCTCAACACCCAGCCCATCCTCAATCTGGAAAAATTCCACGAAGGCCAAGAGATCCCCCTTCTCTTGGGAAGGCCTTCTAACGACCTGCAGTCCACACCTTCCACTGAATTCAACCCACTCATCTATGGCAATGATGTGGATTCTGTGGATGTTGCAACGAG AGTGGCCATGGTCCGTTTCTTCAACTCCCCCAACGTGCTGCAGGGCTTCCAGATGCACACACGTACCCTGCGTCTCTTCCCTCGGCCCGTGGTAGCTTTTCAAGCTGGCTCCTTTCTAGCCTCACGTCCCCGGCAGACTCCTTTTGCAGAGAAGCTGGCCAGAACTCAGGCCGTGGAGTACTTCGGAGAATGGATCCTGAACCCCACCAACTACGCCTTCCAGCGAATCCACAACA ACATGTTTGATCCAGCCCTGATTGGTGACAAGCCGAAGTGGTATGCCCATCAGCTACAGCCCATCCATTATCGAGTCTATGATAGCAACTCCCAGCTGGCCGAGGCACTGAGCGTGCCCCCAGAGCGCGactctgactctgagcccactGATGACAG TGGCAGCGATAGTATGGATTATGATGACTCAAGCTCTTCTTACTCCTCCCTTGGTGACTTTGTCAGTGAAATGATGAAGTGTGACATCAATGGTGATACTCCCA ATGTGGATCCGTTGACGCATGCAGCGCTGGGGGATGCCAGCGAGGTGAAGATCGATGAGCTGCAGAACCAGAAGGAATCTGAGGAAGTGGGCCCGGAAAGCAAGAACTCTCAGGAAAACCCGCCGCTGCGCTCCAGCTCCAGCATCACCGCCAGCAGTAGCCCCAGCACCGTCATCCATGGAGCTAATGCT GAACCTGCCGATTCAACGGAGGTGGACGATAAGGCAGCAGTAGGCGTCTCCAAGCCCCTCTCTGCCGTGCCTTCCAGCATGGGCAAATCGAACACGGACAGGCACCAGACAGAAATCGGAGAGGG GGCTCAAAAGCTGCTGCGGCCCAACAGCTTGAAACTGGCAAGCGACTCTGAGGCAGAGTCCGACTCTCGCGCAAGTTCACCCACCTCCACCATCTCCAACAACAGCACCGAGGGCTTCGGGGGCATCATGTCTTTTGCCA GCAGCCTATATCGAAACCACAGTACGAGCTTCAGTCTTTCAAACCTCACACTGCCCACCAAAGGTGCGCGAGAGAAGACCACACCCTTCCCCAGTCTGAAAG TATTTGGGCTAAATACTCTAATGGAGATTGTTACTGAAGCCGGCCCCGGGAGTGGTGAAG GAAACAGGAGGGCCTTAGTGGACCAGAAGTCATCTGTTATTAAACACAGCCCAACAGTGAAAAGAGAGCCTCCATCACCTCAGGGTCGATCCAGCAATTCTAG TGAGAACCAGCAGTTCCTGAAGGAGGTGGTCCACAGCGTGCTGGATGGCCAGGGCGTTGGCTGGCTCAACATGAAAAAGGTGCGTCGGCTACTGGAGAGCGAGCAGCTGCGAGTCTTTGTCCTGAGCAAGCTGAATCGCTCAGTGCAGTCAGAGGACGATGCCCGGCAGGACGCCATCCCCGACGTG GAGGTCAGTCGGAAGGTATACAAGGGGATGCTAGACCTGCTCAAGTGCACGGTGCTCAGCCTGGAGCAGTCCTACGCCCACGCGGGTCTGGGGGGTATGGCCAGCATCTTTGGGCTTCTGGAGATTGCCCAGACCCACTACTATAGCAAAG AACCAGACAAGCGGAAGAAAAGTCCAACAGAGAGTGTAAATACCCCAGTCGGCAAGGATCCTGGCCTGTCCGGGCGGGGGGACCCAAAGGCCATGGCACAGCTGAGAGTTCCCCAGCTGGGACCTCGGGCACCAAGTGCTGCAGGAAAGGGTCCCAGAGAACTAGACACCAGaagtttaaaggaagaaaattttgtaGCATCTGTTG GGCCCGAAGTCATCAAATCCGTCTTtgagacagaggagaaaaagtCCCAGATCAGTGCGGACAGTGGCGTGAGCCTGACATCTGGTTCCCAG AGGACTGATCCAGACTCTGTCATTGGTGTGAGTCCAGCCGTTATGATCCGAAGCTCAAGTCAGGACTCTGAAGTTAGCACCGTG gtGAGTAATAGCTCTGGAGAGACCCTTGGAGCAGACAGTGACCTGAGCAGCAACGCGGGTGATGGTCCAGGCGGTGAGGGCAGCGCCCACTTGGCCAGCTCTCGGGGCACCTTGTCTGATAGTGAAATTGAGACCAACTCTGCTACCAGCACCATCTTT GGGAAAGCCCACAGCTTGAAGCCAAGTGTCAAGGAGAAGCTGGTGGGCAGCCCAGTTCGCTCGTCTGAGGATGTAAGCCAGCGAGTCTATCTCTACGAGGGACTCCTAG GAAGGGACAAAGGATCGATGTGGGACCAGTTAGAGGATGCGGCTATGGAGACCTTTTCTATAA GCAAAGAACGTTCTACTTTATGGGACCAAATGCAGTTCTGGGAAGACGCGTTCTTAGATGCTGTGATgttggagagagaaggaatgggtATGGACCAGGGTCCCCAGGAAATGATCGACAG GTACCTGTCCCTGGGAGAGCATGACCGGAAGCGCCTGGAGGATGATGAAGATCGTTTGTTGGCCACGCTTTTGCACAACCTCATCTCTTACATGCTACTGATGAAG GTAAATAAGAATGACATCCGAAAGAAGGTGAGGCGCCTAATGGGCAAGTCGCATATTGGGCTTGTGTACAGCCAGCAAATCAACGAAGTGCTTGATCAGCTGGCGAACCTG AATGGACGTGATCTCGCTATCCGGTCCAGTGGCAGCCGGCACATGAAGAAGCAAACATTTGTGGTACATGCAGGGACAGACACAAATGGAGATATCTTCTTCATGGAG GTGTGTGATGACTGCGTGGTCCTGCGGAGTAACATCGGGACGGTGTACGAACGCTGGTGGTACGAGAAGCTCATCAACATGACCTACTGCCCCAAGACCAAGGTGCTGTGCCTGTGGCGCAGAAATGGCTCTGAGACTCAGCTCAACAAGTTCTATACCAAGAAG TGTCGGGAACTGTACTACTGCGTGAAGGACAGCATGGAGAGAGCCGCGGCCCGACAGCAGAGCATCAAACCCG GCCCTGAACTGGGTGGCGAGTTCCCTGTGCAGGACATGAAGACTGGTGAGGGCGGCTTGCTGCAGGTCACCCTAGAAGGGATCAATCTCAAGTTCATGCACAGCCAG
- the LOC132008225 gene encoding MAP kinase-activating death domain protein isoform X3 produces the protein MVQKKKLCPRLLDYLVIVGARHPSSDSVAQTPELLRRYPLEDHSEFPLPPDVVFFCQPEGCLSVRQRRMSLRDDTSFVFTLTDKDTGVTRYGICVNFYRSFQKRMPKEKGEGGAGSRGKEGPRATCASEEVGTETSETGLSLQPPSADPAPDVNQSPRVKPRAKAGSRSRNSTLTSLCVLSHYPFFSTFRECLYTLKRLVDCCSERLLGKKLGIPRGIQRDTMWRIFTGSLLVEEKSSALLHDLREIEAWIYRLLRSPVPVSGQKRVDIEVLPQELQQALTFALPDPSRFTLVDFPLHLPLELLGVDACLQVLTCILLEHKVVLQSRDYNALSMSVMAFVAMIYPLEYMFPVIPLLPTCMASAEQLLLAPTPYIIGVPASFFLYKLDFKMPDDVWLVDLDSNRVIAPTNAEVLPTLPEPESLELKKHLKQALASMSLNTQPILNLEKFHEGQEIPLLLGRPSNDLQSTPSTEFNPLIYGNDVDSVDVATRVAMVRFFNSPNVLQGFQMHTRTLRLFPRPVVAFQAGSFLASRPRQTPFAEKLARTQAVEYFGEWILNPTNYAFQRIHNNMFDPALIGDKPKWYAHQLQPIHYRVYDSNSQLAEALSVPPERDSDSEPTDDSGSDSMDYDDSSSSYSSLGDFVSEMMKCDINGDTPNVDPLTHAALGDASEVKIDELQNQKESEEVGPESKNSQENPPLRSSSSITASSSPSTVIHGANAEPADSTEVDDKAAVGVSKPLSAVPSSMGKSNTDRHQTEIGEGSVRRRTYDNPYFEPQYGLPPEEDDDEQGESYTPRFSQHVNGNRAQKLLRPNSLKLASDSEAESDSRASSPTSTISNNSTEGFGGIMSFASSLYRNHSTSFSLSNLTLPTKGAREKTTPFPSLKVFGLNTLMEIVTEAGPGSGEGNRRALVDQKSSVIKHSPTVKREPPSPQGRSSNSSENQQFLKEVVHSVLDGQGVGWLNMKKVRRLLESEQLRVFVLSKLNRSVQSEDDARQDAIPDVEVSRKVYKGMLDLLKCTVLSLEQSYAHAGLGGMASIFGLLEIAQTHYYSKEPDKRKKSPTESVNTPVGKDPGLSGRGDPKAMAQLRVPQLGPRAPSAAGKGPRELDTRSLKEENFVASVELWNKHQEVKKQKALEKQRPEVIKSVFETEEKKSQISADSGVSLTSGSQRTDPDSVIGVSPAVMIRSSSQDSEVSNSSGETLGADSDLSSNAGDGPGGEGSAHLASSRGTLSDSEIETNSATSTIFGKAHSLKPSVKEKLVGSPVRSSEDVSQRVYLYEGLLGRDKGSMWDQLEDAAMETFSISKERSTLWDQMQFWEDAFLDAVMLEREGMGMDQGPQEMIDRYLSLGEHDRKRLEDDEDRLLATLLHNLISYMLLMKVNKNDIRKKVRRLMGKSHIGLVYSQQINEVLDQLANLNGRDLAIRSSGSRHMKKQTFVVHAGTDTNGDIFFMEVCDDCVVLRSNIGTVYERWWYEKLINMTYCPKTKVLCLWRRNGSETQLNKFYTKKCRELYYCVKDSMERAAARQQSIKPGPELGGEFPVQDMKTGEGGLLQVTLEGINLKFMHSQVFIELNHIKKCNTVRGVFVLEEFVPEIKEVVSHKYKTPMAHEICYSVLCLFSYVAAVRSREEDLRTPPRPVSS, from the exons ATGGTGCAAAAGAAGAAGCTCTGTCCTCGGTTACTTGATTATCTAGTGATCGTAGGGGCCAG GCACCCGAGCAGTGATAGTGTGGCCCAGACTCCTGAATTACTACGGCGGTACCCCTTGGAGGACCACTCCGAGTTTCCCCTGCCCCCAGATGTAGTGTTCTTCTGCCAGCCTGAGGGCTGTCTGAGTGTGCGTCAGCGGCGCATGAGTCTGCGGGATGACACTTCTTTCGTCTTCACCCTCACTGACAAGGACACTGGAGTCACTCGTTATGGCATCTGTGTTAACTTCTACCGCTCCTTCCAGAAGCGTATGCctaaagaaaagggggaaggTGGGGCAGGGTCACGTGGGAAGGAAGGACCCCGTGCCACTTGTGCATCAGAAGAGGTTGGCACTGAGACCTCAGAGACCGGCCTGTCCTTGCAACCCCCCAGTGCTGACCCCGCCCCCGATGTGAATCAGTCTCCTCGGGTCAAACCCCGGGCCAAGGCAGGGAGCCGTTCACGCAATAGTACTCTGACATCCCTGTGTGTGCTCAGCCACTATCCCTTCTTCTCCACCTTCCGAGAATGTCTGTACACCCTCAAACGTCTTGTGGACTGCTGCAGCGAGCGGCTGCTGGGCAAGAAACTGGGCATCCCTCGAGGCATACAAAG GGACACTATGTGGCGCATCTTTACTGGATCATTGCTAGTGGAGGAGAAGTCAAGTGCCCTTCTTCATGACCTTCGAGAGATTGAGGCCTGGATCTATCGATTGCTTCGTTCCCCAGTGCCCGTCTCTGGGCAGAAGCGAGTAGACATTGAGGTCCTACCCCAGGAGCTCCAACAAGCTCTGACCTTTGCTCTTCCAGACCCTTCTCGATTCACCCTGGTGGATTTCCCACTGCACCTTCCCTTGGAACTTCTGGGTGTGGATGCCTGTCTTCAGGTGCTAACCTGCATCCTCTTAGAGCACAAG GTGGTGCTACAGTCCCGAGACTACAATGCCCTCTCCATGTCTGTGATGGCATTTGTGGCGATGATCTACCCACTGGAGTATATGTTTCCTGTAATCCCACTGCTGCCCACCTGCATGGCATCGGCAGAACAG CTGCTGTTGGCTCCAACTCCATACATCATCGGGGTCCCTGCCAGCTTCTTCCTCTACAAGCTGGACTTCAAAATGCCTGATGACGTATGGCTGGTGGATCTGGACAGCAATAGG GTGATTGCCCCCACCAATGCAGAGGTGCTCCCAACCCTGCCAGAGCCAGAATCATTAGAGCTGAAGAAGCATCTGAAGCAG GCCCTTGCCAGCATGAGTCTCAACACCCAGCCCATCCTCAATCTGGAAAAATTCCACGAAGGCCAAGAGATCCCCCTTCTCTTGGGAAGGCCTTCTAACGACCTGCAGTCCACACCTTCCACTGAATTCAACCCACTCATCTATGGCAATGATGTGGATTCTGTGGATGTTGCAACGAG AGTGGCCATGGTCCGTTTCTTCAACTCCCCCAACGTGCTGCAGGGCTTCCAGATGCACACACGTACCCTGCGTCTCTTCCCTCGGCCCGTGGTAGCTTTTCAAGCTGGCTCCTTTCTAGCCTCACGTCCCCGGCAGACTCCTTTTGCAGAGAAGCTGGCCAGAACTCAGGCCGTGGAGTACTTCGGAGAATGGATCCTGAACCCCACCAACTACGCCTTCCAGCGAATCCACAACA ACATGTTTGATCCAGCCCTGATTGGTGACAAGCCGAAGTGGTATGCCCATCAGCTACAGCCCATCCATTATCGAGTCTATGATAGCAACTCCCAGCTGGCCGAGGCACTGAGCGTGCCCCCAGAGCGCGactctgactctgagcccactGATGACAG TGGCAGCGATAGTATGGATTATGATGACTCAAGCTCTTCTTACTCCTCCCTTGGTGACTTTGTCAGTGAAATGATGAAGTGTGACATCAATGGTGATACTCCCA ATGTGGATCCGTTGACGCATGCAGCGCTGGGGGATGCCAGCGAGGTGAAGATCGATGAGCTGCAGAACCAGAAGGAATCTGAGGAAGTGGGCCCGGAAAGCAAGAACTCTCAGGAAAACCCGCCGCTGCGCTCCAGCTCCAGCATCACCGCCAGCAGTAGCCCCAGCACCGTCATCCATGGAGCTAATGCT GAACCTGCCGATTCAACGGAGGTGGACGATAAGGCAGCAGTAGGCGTCTCCAAGCCCCTCTCTGCCGTGCCTTCCAGCATGGGCAAATCGAACACGGACAGGCACCAGACAGAAATCGGAGAGGGGTCAGTGCGCCGGCGAACCTATGACAATCCATACTTCGAGCCCCAGTATGGCCTTCCCCCTGAGGAAGATGATGATGAGCAGGGGGAAAGTTACACTCCCCGATTCAGCCAACATGTCAATGGCAATCG GGCTCAAAAGCTGCTGCGGCCCAACAGCTTGAAACTGGCAAGCGACTCTGAGGCAGAGTCCGACTCTCGCGCAAGTTCACCCACCTCCACCATCTCCAACAACAGCACCGAGGGCTTCGGGGGCATCATGTCTTTTGCCA GCAGCCTATATCGAAACCACAGTACGAGCTTCAGTCTTTCAAACCTCACACTGCCCACCAAAGGTGCGCGAGAGAAGACCACACCCTTCCCCAGTCTGAAAG TATTTGGGCTAAATACTCTAATGGAGATTGTTACTGAAGCCGGCCCCGGGAGTGGTGAAG GAAACAGGAGGGCCTTAGTGGACCAGAAGTCATCTGTTATTAAACACAGCCCAACAGTGAAAAGAGAGCCTCCATCACCTCAGGGTCGATCCAGCAATTCTAG TGAGAACCAGCAGTTCCTGAAGGAGGTGGTCCACAGCGTGCTGGATGGCCAGGGCGTTGGCTGGCTCAACATGAAAAAGGTGCGTCGGCTACTGGAGAGCGAGCAGCTGCGAGTCTTTGTCCTGAGCAAGCTGAATCGCTCAGTGCAGTCAGAGGACGATGCCCGGCAGGACGCCATCCCCGACGTG GAGGTCAGTCGGAAGGTATACAAGGGGATGCTAGACCTGCTCAAGTGCACGGTGCTCAGCCTGGAGCAGTCCTACGCCCACGCGGGTCTGGGGGGTATGGCCAGCATCTTTGGGCTTCTGGAGATTGCCCAGACCCACTACTATAGCAAAG AACCAGACAAGCGGAAGAAAAGTCCAACAGAGAGTGTAAATACCCCAGTCGGCAAGGATCCTGGCCTGTCCGGGCGGGGGGACCCAAAGGCCATGGCACAGCTGAGAGTTCCCCAGCTGGGACCTCGGGCACCAAGTGCTGCAGGAAAGGGTCCCAGAGAACTAGACACCAGaagtttaaaggaagaaaattttgtaGCATCTGTTG AATTGTGGAACAAGCACCAGGAAGTGAAAAAGCAAAAAGCTTTGGAAAAACAGA GGCCCGAAGTCATCAAATCCGTCTTtgagacagaggagaaaaagtCCCAGATCAGTGCGGACAGTGGCGTGAGCCTGACATCTGGTTCCCAG AGGACTGATCCAGACTCTGTCATTGGTGTGAGTCCAGCCGTTATGATCCGAAGCTCAAGTCAGGACTCTGAA gtGAGTAATAGCTCTGGAGAGACCCTTGGAGCAGACAGTGACCTGAGCAGCAACGCGGGTGATGGTCCAGGCGGTGAGGGCAGCGCCCACTTGGCCAGCTCTCGGGGCACCTTGTCTGATAGTGAAATTGAGACCAACTCTGCTACCAGCACCATCTTT GGGAAAGCCCACAGCTTGAAGCCAAGTGTCAAGGAGAAGCTGGTGGGCAGCCCAGTTCGCTCGTCTGAGGATGTAAGCCAGCGAGTCTATCTCTACGAGGGACTCCTAG GAAGGGACAAAGGATCGATGTGGGACCAGTTAGAGGATGCGGCTATGGAGACCTTTTCTATAA GCAAAGAACGTTCTACTTTATGGGACCAAATGCAGTTCTGGGAAGACGCGTTCTTAGATGCTGTGATgttggagagagaaggaatgggtATGGACCAGGGTCCCCAGGAAATGATCGACAG GTACCTGTCCCTGGGAGAGCATGACCGGAAGCGCCTGGAGGATGATGAAGATCGTTTGTTGGCCACGCTTTTGCACAACCTCATCTCTTACATGCTACTGATGAAG GTAAATAAGAATGACATCCGAAAGAAGGTGAGGCGCCTAATGGGCAAGTCGCATATTGGGCTTGTGTACAGCCAGCAAATCAACGAAGTGCTTGATCAGCTGGCGAACCTG AATGGACGTGATCTCGCTATCCGGTCCAGTGGCAGCCGGCACATGAAGAAGCAAACATTTGTGGTACATGCAGGGACAGACACAAATGGAGATATCTTCTTCATGGAG GTGTGTGATGACTGCGTGGTCCTGCGGAGTAACATCGGGACGGTGTACGAACGCTGGTGGTACGAGAAGCTCATCAACATGACCTACTGCCCCAAGACCAAGGTGCTGTGCCTGTGGCGCAGAAATGGCTCTGAGACTCAGCTCAACAAGTTCTATACCAAGAAG TGTCGGGAACTGTACTACTGCGTGAAGGACAGCATGGAGAGAGCCGCGGCCCGACAGCAGAGCATCAAACCCG GCCCTGAACTGGGTGGCGAGTTCCCTGTGCAGGACATGAAGACTGGTGAGGGCGGCTTGCTGCAGGTCACCCTAGAAGGGATCAATCTCAAGTTCATGCACAGCCAG